From one Luteolibacter sp. SL250 genomic stretch:
- a CDS encoding lipid A deacylase LpxR family protein, producing MKLLPSIATAIVCTAAATKAQGLYSLDYLNPFPDKDSGYTTLYFDNDLFGGDDKDYTNGIRLSWISEDRPVERLGLQRNLRRFSGDEESYGVFRRITGFKDPSKVHYNYGFSLTQLMFTPEDAGPAFQPPGQRRYAGWLGLGFSLHVKDEHILNSIEFTVGMIGPNSLAEESQDTIHDLRDLEKFNGWDDQVPNEVTADISFVQKRRADFIEMERGAFRIDGLTEWGVRLGTFRTEAHLGGFFRAGYNLPPDFSDPRLSSTAYSHRYFGGGGDYQGHWSIYTLFGATVRGVAHDATLDGPVFRDFNTGNHREPFIAEAFCGLGIRYRLVELSYVHTWRTKEYREQDGHADFGTVAVRVKF from the coding sequence ATGAAACTCCTGCCCAGCATCGCCACCGCCATCGTCTGCACCGCCGCCGCCACCAAGGCCCAAGGGCTTTATTCCCTGGATTACCTGAATCCCTTTCCTGACAAGGACAGCGGCTACACCACCCTCTATTTCGACAACGATCTTTTCGGAGGCGATGACAAGGACTACACCAACGGCATCCGCCTTTCGTGGATCTCGGAAGACCGTCCGGTCGAGCGCCTCGGCCTGCAGCGGAACCTGCGGCGCTTTTCCGGTGATGAGGAAAGCTATGGTGTTTTCAGAAGGATCACAGGGTTCAAGGATCCGTCGAAGGTGCATTACAACTATGGCTTTTCCCTCACGCAGTTGATGTTCACGCCGGAAGATGCCGGACCTGCCTTCCAACCACCCGGGCAGCGTCGCTACGCTGGTTGGCTTGGTCTTGGCTTCTCCCTTCACGTGAAGGACGAACACATCCTCAACTCCATCGAGTTCACGGTTGGCATGATCGGGCCGAACTCGCTAGCGGAGGAATCCCAGGACACCATCCATGATCTCCGGGATCTGGAGAAATTCAATGGCTGGGACGACCAGGTGCCGAACGAGGTCACGGCGGACATCAGCTTCGTGCAGAAGCGCAGGGCGGATTTCATCGAAATGGAGCGGGGGGCGTTCCGCATCGACGGTCTGACGGAGTGGGGCGTGCGGCTCGGCACGTTCCGGACGGAGGCCCACCTGGGCGGCTTCTTCCGTGCGGGTTACAACCTTCCGCCGGACTTCTCGGATCCGCGGCTTTCATCGACCGCTTATTCCCACCGCTACTTCGGTGGCGGCGGAGACTACCAAGGGCACTGGTCCATTTACACGCTGTTCGGCGCCACGGTCCGGGGTGTGGCGCATGATGCCACCTTGGACGGCCCCGTGTTCCGCGACTTCAACACCGGCAACCACCGCGAGCCATTCATCGCAGAGGCGTTCTGCGGCCTGGGCATCCGCTATCGTCTGGTCGAACTGAGCTACGTCCATACCTGGAGGACGAAGGAGTACCGCGAACAGGACGGACATGCCGACTTCGGGACGGTGGCTGTCCGGGTGAAATTCTGA
- a CDS encoding diacylglycerol kinase family protein produces MMKCILLLNRAAGGNERGLVASEVCHTVQEIFREQGHQLLAHVIDPERVEEEIKKAAAERPDAIIVGGGDGTVSTAAGLLGGTGIALGVLPMGTFNLAARDLGVPLDIKEAAEFLAQAQPVPIDVLMVSGRACLCTTVFGFYPEFSSFFEKRDHGGRWWRKTLKLAAGVPKIFARARPLSLEWKGEDATGHARTKFSAFVPGKYRSTTGIVPSRTDFRSGAMTGYIGTHRKASAAVKAMLDYLLGRHEENAELRIIKARSLELNARGRKHCTVMLDGEIIRMPLPIRLDILPERLVVLTTPEHPAETSESTA; encoded by the coding sequence ATGATGAAATGTATCCTCCTTCTCAACCGGGCCGCCGGCGGCAATGAGCGCGGTCTGGTCGCATCGGAAGTATGCCACACCGTCCAGGAGATCTTCCGCGAGCAAGGGCACCAACTCCTCGCCCACGTGATCGATCCGGAACGGGTGGAGGAGGAGATCAAAAAAGCCGCCGCGGAGCGGCCGGACGCGATCATCGTCGGCGGCGGGGATGGAACGGTATCGACCGCCGCCGGGTTGCTCGGGGGAACGGGCATCGCCCTCGGCGTCCTGCCCATGGGGACCTTCAATCTTGCGGCCAGGGATCTCGGGGTGCCGCTGGACATCAAGGAAGCGGCGGAATTCCTCGCGCAGGCGCAGCCCGTCCCCATCGACGTGCTGATGGTGTCAGGCCGTGCCTGCCTCTGCACCACCGTCTTCGGCTTCTATCCGGAGTTCTCCAGCTTCTTCGAGAAGCGGGACCATGGCGGACGGTGGTGGAGGAAGACACTCAAACTGGCCGCCGGGGTGCCGAAGATCTTCGCCCGCGCGCGCCCGCTCTCCCTGGAGTGGAAGGGCGAGGACGCCACCGGTCATGCACGCACGAAATTCTCCGCCTTCGTCCCGGGGAAATACCGATCCACCACCGGCATCGTCCCTTCGCGCACGGACTTCCGGTCGGGCGCCATGACCGGCTACATCGGCACCCATCGGAAAGCATCCGCGGCGGTGAAGGCGATGCTGGACTACCTGCTGGGCAGGCATGAGGAGAATGCGGAGCTGCGGATCATCAAGGCGCGCTCGCTGGAGCTGAATGCCCGGGGAAGGAAGCACTGTACCGTCATGCTGGACGGGGAGATCATCCGGATGCCACTACCCATCCGGCTGGACATCCTGCCGGAACGGCTGGTCGTGCTCACCACCCCGGAACATCCCGCGGAAACCAGTGAATCCACCGCATGA
- a CDS encoding DUF1328 family protein, which translates to MLQWTITFLILALIAGLLGFGGVAGTAASIAQVLFVIFLILLVVSALSRALRGKNP; encoded by the coding sequence ATGTTACAGTGGACCATTACATTTCTCATCCTCGCGCTGATCGCGGGACTCTTAGGATTTGGTGGCGTGGCGGGTACCGCCGCCTCGATCGCCCAAGTGCTCTTTGTCATATTCCTGATCCTGTTGGTGGTTTCGGCACTCAGCCGGGCACTGCGGGGCAAGAATCCATGA
- a CDS encoding 3-deoxy-7-phosphoheptulonate synthase yields the protein MIQTSDLRISGTRPLISPAILEYDLPVPAQNADLISRSRSGISAIFKGESDRLAVVIGPCSIHDPQAAIEYAWKLKEISDRLEEDLLVIMRVYFEKPRTTVGWKGLINDPHLDDSFDINHGLRAARALLLDVATIGLPAATEFLDTISPQYVADLISWGAIGARTTESQIHRELASGLSMPIGFKNGTGGSIQIALDAIQSASRPHHFLGVTKQGISAIVSTTGNEDCHLILRGGQGGPNYDADSISETAGILATQCFPRHLMVDCSHGNSRKNYRNQPVVAQELCAQIAAGSTVISGVMLESNLVEGSQKLAAREEMTHGQSVTDACIGWETTVEVLEELAAAVRERRKLASCTPAGA from the coding sequence GTGATCCAGACATCCGACCTCCGCATTTCCGGCACGCGACCGCTCATTTCGCCTGCGATCCTGGAGTATGATCTCCCCGTCCCAGCCCAAAACGCCGACCTCATTTCACGCTCCCGGAGCGGGATCTCCGCGATCTTCAAGGGTGAGTCCGATCGTCTGGCGGTGGTCATCGGACCGTGCTCGATCCATGATCCGCAAGCCGCCATCGAGTATGCGTGGAAGCTGAAGGAGATCTCCGACCGGCTGGAGGAGGATCTGCTGGTGATCATGCGCGTCTATTTTGAGAAACCGCGCACCACCGTCGGCTGGAAGGGCCTGATCAATGACCCCCATCTGGATGACAGCTTCGACATCAACCACGGCCTGCGCGCGGCGAGGGCGCTGCTGCTGGATGTGGCCACCATCGGCCTGCCCGCCGCCACGGAGTTCCTCGATACCATCTCGCCGCAATATGTGGCCGACCTGATCTCATGGGGGGCCATCGGCGCGCGCACCACGGAGTCACAGATCCATCGTGAGCTGGCGTCCGGGCTTTCCATGCCCATCGGCTTCAAGAATGGAACGGGCGGCTCCATCCAGATCGCGCTGGACGCCATCCAGTCCGCCTCCCGGCCCCATCATTTTCTGGGGGTGACGAAGCAGGGCATCTCCGCGATCGTCTCCACCACCGGCAACGAAGACTGCCACCTGATCCTGCGCGGCGGGCAGGGCGGCCCGAACTACGATGCGGACAGTATTTCGGAGACCGCCGGCATCCTGGCGACGCAGTGTTTCCCCCGCCACCTGATGGTGGACTGCTCCCACGGGAACTCCCGGAAGAACTACCGCAACCAGCCCGTGGTGGCGCAGGAACTCTGCGCGCAGATCGCCGCTGGTTCCACCGTCATCTCCGGGGTGATGCTGGAGTCCAACCTGGTCGAAGGAAGCCAGAAACTCGCCGCACGGGAGGAGATGACGCACGGCCAGTCCGTCACGGACGCCTGCATCGGGTGGGAGACCACGGTGGAAGTGCTGGAGGAGCTGGCGGCAGCAGTCAGGGAACGGAGAAAACTTGCAAGCTGCACACCGGCCGGGGCGTAA
- a CDS encoding NAD(P)/FAD-dependent oxidoreductase, with translation MKYDLIVIGGGSAGHSAASTAAKLGLRCALVEAPGPLGGLCILRGCMPSKTIIETANRMRVIREADRFGITVGTPVLDLPRLRERAGVLLKDFRDYRREEMGTAGYELLRGTANLTSTHEVELAESKERHQAKAIIIATGSKPEIPEIEGLEGTPYWTSDDMIGLPELPETIAIVGHGAIGMEAAHLFEGLGSSVTVLVRGERILSHFDDDIAEAIEAESIDRGITFLKKTEIFHVEHKDGKFHLSLTGREKLVADALLVATGRTPNTIGFGFQKAGIAMDRKRILIDDRCSTSLPHIFAVGDCASPVPVVHLAVIQGAVAARNAERIIRDGHSELSHEWSPETAMTGLFTEPQCVEIGMGVKEAAEKRVRILTGRINYNDQGKGMISGSRHGFVKIIAEADSHRIIGAAAAGPEVLETSHVIQLAISRGMTLEEYAAVPHYHPTLVEAWASAAEAALNGAE, from the coding sequence ATGAAATACGATCTCATCGTCATCGGCGGCGGAAGCGCCGGCCATTCCGCGGCATCCACCGCAGCGAAGCTGGGCCTGCGCTGCGCCTTGGTGGAGGCTCCCGGCCCGCTCGGCGGCCTCTGCATCCTGCGCGGCTGCATGCCATCGAAAACGATCATCGAAACCGCCAACCGGATGCGGGTCATCCGTGAGGCGGATCGCTTCGGAATCACCGTGGGGACACCGGTACTGGACCTCCCGCGCCTCCGCGAACGTGCCGGAGTCCTCCTCAAGGACTTCCGCGACTACCGCAGGGAGGAAATGGGAACCGCCGGCTACGAGCTGCTCCGCGGCACGGCGAACCTGACATCCACCCATGAAGTGGAACTGGCGGAAAGCAAGGAGCGCCACCAGGCAAAGGCCATCATCATCGCCACCGGCTCAAAACCGGAGATCCCGGAGATCGAGGGCCTGGAGGGAACACCCTACTGGACCAGCGATGATATGATCGGTCTGCCGGAGCTGCCGGAGACCATTGCCATCGTCGGGCATGGCGCCATCGGGATGGAGGCAGCCCACCTTTTCGAGGGGCTCGGCAGTTCCGTGACCGTCCTGGTGCGCGGCGAGCGGATCCTCAGCCATTTTGACGATGACATCGCGGAGGCCATCGAAGCGGAGAGCATCGACCGCGGCATCACATTCCTGAAGAAGACGGAGATTTTCCACGTGGAGCATAAGGACGGGAAATTCCACTTGTCCCTGACCGGACGGGAAAAGCTGGTGGCGGACGCCTTGTTGGTCGCCACCGGACGGACTCCGAACACGATCGGTTTCGGCTTCCAGAAAGCGGGCATCGCCATGGACCGGAAACGGATTCTCATCGACGACCGGTGCTCGACTTCGCTCCCACATATTTTCGCCGTCGGCGACTGCGCCAGCCCCGTCCCCGTGGTGCATCTGGCCGTCATCCAGGGAGCGGTCGCCGCCCGCAATGCGGAGCGCATCATCCGGGATGGCCACTCCGAGCTTTCCCATGAGTGGAGTCCGGAAACCGCCATGACCGGGCTGTTCACCGAACCGCAATGCGTGGAGATCGGGATGGGGGTGAAGGAAGCGGCGGAGAAGCGCGTCAGGATCCTCACCGGCAGGATCAACTACAACGACCAGGGAAAAGGAATGATCTCCGGATCGCGCCACGGCTTCGTCAAAATCATTGCGGAGGCGGATTCACACCGGATCATCGGCGCCGCGGCCGCAGGGCCGGAGGTGCTGGAAACCTCCCATGTCATCCAGCTTGCGATCTCCCGTGGCATGACCCTGGAAGAATACGCCGCGGTGCCCCACTACCATCCCACCCTGGTGGAGGCATGGGCATCCGCGGCGGAAGCCGCGCTCAACGGCGCGGAGTGA
- the mqo gene encoding malate dehydrogenase (quinone) → MQSQHIENPDVILIGSGVMSANLGALLKRLKPELSIQVYEVTAELAQESSHGWNNAGTGHAGICELSYTPHREKDGSVNVANAIKIFEQFEYTKQFWGHAVASGMVDAPREFINPVPHISFVHGQEQVDYLKARHAGLAAHHFFSDMVYSTDPATIGSWSPLLTEERGQIPIAATRMDSGTDVNFGNISRKLLGWLADQPGCGIAASHRVTDLEKKGDRWTVTIKDLVTGKKRTNTAKFVFVGAGGGSLPLLQKAGIPESKGLGGFPIGGQWLVCENPEIVEKHQAKVYGQALEAAPTMAVPHLDTRILDGKKTLLFGPFAAWTTKFLHKEGSYLDLPLSVKPHNLATLVKIGIHNLDLVQYLVQQGTQSMADRMEVLHVFYPGAKAEDWKLIDAGIRVQAIKKTDGEAGIVHYGTEVITDEDRSISALLGASPGASVCVHIVLEVVKLCFPQLLESPEGKARMKELIPIHDVDIKLPENAAYFHETTAKAEAALGLR, encoded by the coding sequence ATGCAGTCCCAACACATCGAAAACCCGGATGTCATCCTCATCGGCAGCGGCGTCATGTCCGCGAACCTCGGCGCGCTGCTGAAGCGCCTGAAGCCGGAACTTTCCATCCAGGTCTATGAGGTGACGGCGGAGCTGGCGCAGGAAAGCTCCCACGGCTGGAACAACGCGGGAACTGGCCACGCGGGCATCTGCGAGCTGAGCTACACCCCCCACCGTGAGAAGGACGGCAGCGTCAACGTCGCCAACGCGATCAAGATCTTCGAGCAGTTCGAATACACCAAACAGTTCTGGGGCCACGCGGTCGCCAGCGGGATGGTGGACGCGCCGCGTGAATTCATCAACCCGGTGCCGCACATCAGCTTCGTCCACGGACAGGAGCAGGTGGACTACCTGAAAGCGCGCCACGCCGGTCTGGCCGCCCACCATTTCTTCAGTGACATGGTCTATTCGACGGATCCCGCCACCATCGGGAGCTGGTCGCCGCTGCTGACGGAGGAGCGGGGGCAGATCCCCATTGCCGCGACGCGGATGGACAGCGGAACGGACGTCAATTTCGGCAACATCTCCCGCAAGCTGCTGGGCTGGTTGGCGGACCAACCGGGCTGCGGCATCGCCGCCAGCCACCGTGTCACGGATCTGGAAAAGAAGGGCGACCGGTGGACCGTCACCATCAAGGACCTGGTCACCGGGAAGAAGCGGACCAACACGGCGAAGTTCGTGTTCGTCGGCGCGGGGGGCGGCAGCCTGCCGCTGCTGCAGAAAGCCGGTATCCCGGAGAGCAAGGGCCTGGGCGGATTCCCCATCGGCGGACAATGGCTGGTCTGTGAGAATCCGGAGATCGTGGAAAAGCACCAGGCGAAGGTCTATGGCCAGGCGCTGGAGGCCGCTCCGACGATGGCCGTTCCCCACCTCGACACCCGCATCCTCGACGGAAAGAAGACGCTGCTTTTCGGCCCCTTCGCCGCGTGGACGACGAAGTTCCTCCACAAGGAAGGCAGCTACCTCGACCTGCCGCTGTCGGTGAAGCCGCACAACCTCGCCACGCTGGTCAAAATCGGCATCCACAACCTGGATCTGGTGCAATACCTCGTCCAGCAAGGCACCCAGAGCATGGCCGACCGGATGGAAGTGCTGCATGTCTTCTATCCGGGGGCGAAGGCGGAGGACTGGAAACTCATCGACGCGGGCATCCGCGTGCAGGCGATCAAGAAGACCGACGGCGAAGCAGGCATCGTCCACTACGGCACCGAGGTCATTACGGATGAAGACCGCAGCATCTCCGCGCTGCTGGGAGCCTCCCCGGGGGCATCCGTCTGCGTCCACATCGTGCTGGAGGTGGTGAAGCTCTGCTTCCCCCAACTTCTGGAGTCACCGGAAGGCAAGGCGCGGATGAAGGAACTGATCCCCATCCACGACGTGGACATCAAGCTGCCGGAAAATGCCGCCTACTTCCACGAGACGACCGCAAAGGCGGAAGCCGCGCTCGGCCTGCGGTGA
- a CDS encoding metallophosphoesterase has product MTRLLHLSDPHFGAVNTAAAEAFLSHARSHAHDFTVLSGDLTMRARRTELEAAYNFVSTIPGPLLLIPGNHDIPATNQPFDRFFRPFRRYSRWFGADLEPVHRTEDFHLVSLNSTRAFGFHADWSEGILSKEQLARCVSLFNQPGGEAFRILTLHHPLLAPPGYNRAVVKPLPDLLQAVDDAKVDLILCGHFHRSQLATAGVLEGWKCVVSQAPTVCSTRLQGEPQGFHEIRFTAAVVEITVWRFIDGSFIPTSTSRFERDEDGWKDCGDFVTDEIAVIPPEETE; this is encoded by the coding sequence ATGACACGGCTGCTCCACCTTTCCGACCCCCACTTCGGCGCGGTGAATACGGCGGCTGCGGAAGCTTTCCTGAGCCATGCCCGCTCGCACGCCCACGACTTCACCGTTCTCAGCGGGGATCTCACCATGCGCGCCCGGCGCACCGAACTGGAGGCGGCCTACAACTTCGTCTCAACCATCCCCGGCCCCCTGCTGCTGATTCCGGGGAATCATGACATCCCCGCGACCAACCAACCGTTCGACCGATTCTTCCGCCCGTTCCGGCGCTACTCACGGTGGTTCGGCGCGGACCTGGAACCGGTCCACCGCACGGAGGACTTCCACCTGGTCAGCCTGAACAGCACCCGTGCTTTCGGTTTCCACGCGGACTGGTCGGAGGGCATCCTTTCCAAGGAGCAACTGGCCCGCTGTGTTTCCCTTTTCAACCAACCGGGTGGGGAAGCGTTCCGCATCCTCACGCTCCACCACCCGTTGCTGGCCCCTCCGGGATACAACAGGGCTGTGGTGAAACCGTTGCCTGATCTTCTCCAGGCAGTGGATGATGCGAAGGTGGACCTCATTCTCTGCGGGCACTTCCACCGCTCGCAGCTCGCCACGGCGGGAGTGCTGGAGGGGTGGAAATGTGTCGTGTCCCAGGCACCCACCGTCTGCTCCACCCGCCTCCAGGGAGAGCCGCAGGGGTTCCATGAGATCCGCTTCACGGCGGCAGTGGTGGAGATCACCGTCTGGAGATTCATTGATGGGAGCTTCATTCCCACATCGACTTCCCGCTTCGAACGGGATGAGGATGGATGGAAGGATTGCGGGGACTTCGTTACGGACGAGATTGCCGTCATCCCACCTGAAGAAACCGAATGA
- a CDS encoding M42 family metallopeptidase, translated as MREKAISLLKELTEAHSVPGHEDEVRAIFVDELGECGDLSTDRNGSVFCETGGAGPRVLIAGHMDEVGFMVQNITADGFIQFVTLGGWWEHTLLSQRVEIRTREGEKVIGVIGSKPPHFLPEASRKQVMGIDQMFIDIGAGSRREVTEVFGIALGDPIAPLSAFTPLGRGDLLMAKAFDNRAGMAGAIQAGQILSASGHPNRLIFGGTVQEEVGCRGAKTSANFIQPDVTIVLEGPPADDTPGFMKSDSQGSLGGGVQIRLFDPTAITNPRLARLAIETAEAENIPHQVTVRRSGGTDAGSFHIGGTGIPSIVLGVPARYIHSHNAIIDVNDHLAMVALTVALAKRLDEATVEGLANYL; from the coding sequence ATGCGTGAGAAGGCGATTTCGTTGCTGAAGGAACTGACCGAGGCCCATTCCGTTCCGGGTCATGAGGATGAGGTGCGGGCCATCTTCGTGGATGAGCTGGGCGAGTGTGGCGATCTCTCGACGGACCGCAACGGCTCGGTTTTCTGTGAGACGGGCGGAGCCGGGCCACGGGTGCTCATCGCGGGGCACATGGATGAGGTCGGCTTCATGGTGCAGAACATCACGGCGGATGGGTTCATCCAGTTCGTGACGCTCGGCGGGTGGTGGGAGCACACGTTGCTGTCGCAGCGGGTGGAGATCCGCACGCGGGAAGGGGAGAAGGTCATCGGCGTCATCGGCTCGAAGCCGCCCCATTTCCTCCCGGAAGCGTCGCGGAAGCAGGTGATGGGCATCGACCAGATGTTCATCGACATCGGCGCCGGATCACGGCGGGAGGTGACCGAGGTGTTCGGCATCGCGCTCGGGGACCCCATCGCACCGCTGTCCGCCTTCACCCCGCTGGGCAGGGGGGATCTGCTGATGGCGAAGGCGTTCGACAACCGCGCGGGCATGGCCGGGGCCATCCAGGCCGGGCAGATCCTTTCGGCATCCGGGCATCCCAACCGCCTGATCTTCGGCGGGACGGTGCAGGAGGAGGTCGGCTGCCGCGGCGCGAAGACCTCAGCGAACTTCATCCAGCCGGATGTCACCATCGTCCTCGAAGGCCCGCCCGCGGATGACACGCCGGGCTTCATGAAATCCGACAGCCAGGGAAGCCTCGGCGGCGGCGTGCAGATCCGGCTTTTCGATCCCACGGCGATCACCAACCCACGGCTCGCGCGCCTGGCGATCGAGACCGCGGAGGCGGAAAACATCCCGCACCAGGTGACCGTGCGGCGCAGCGGGGGGACGGACGCGGGGTCATTCCACATCGGCGGTACCGGCATCCCGAGCATCGTGCTGGGTGTCCCGGCACGCTACATCCACTCCCACAACGCCATCATCGATGTGAACGACCATCTGGCGATGGTCGCGCTCACCGTCGCGCTGGCGAAGCGGTTGGATGAGGCGACCGTCGAAGGTCTGGCGAACTACCTCTGA
- a CDS encoding BON domain-containing protein has product MISTTAFAFATPEMAPGTPGEISDHIKMEISSDTRMDGTKVSASLRDGIAILTGHVATLDQAERAAERAMSVVKVRAVVNELEIGGGSIPDESVKTAVRAALDKNKALDAGRITVNVEGGKAVLGGAVGTWDEQEIAREAVSRVPGVKLIENKTEVTFDGIRSDDQIAEQLRQLIANDPLCDGLSLSVSVKEGAVRLKGELGSRGEYDRLVRRSSVTGVFEVNSDRLTINSDLKMEAVEDKDFTPDQMMAALGDAMKADRRIDPGMIRSELAEGVVTLSGQVPADEMKAAAESTARGVPGVMAVSNQIQVGGETQRPLVSVNAPLVTPRR; this is encoded by the coding sequence ATGATCAGCACAACGGCTTTTGCTTTCGCCACTCCGGAGATGGCTCCGGGAACGCCAGGCGAGATTTCCGACCACATCAAGATGGAGATCAGCTCCGACACCCGCATGGACGGGACCAAGGTTTCCGCCAGCCTGCGGGATGGCATCGCCATCCTCACCGGGCATGTCGCGACGCTGGACCAGGCGGAGCGCGCCGCGGAGCGGGCCATGTCCGTCGTCAAGGTGCGCGCCGTGGTGAACGAGCTTGAGATCGGCGGAGGGAGTATCCCGGACGAGTCCGTGAAGACCGCTGTCCGCGCCGCGCTCGACAAGAACAAGGCGCTCGATGCGGGCCGCATCACCGTGAATGTCGAAGGAGGGAAAGCCGTCCTCGGCGGGGCGGTTGGCACTTGGGACGAACAGGAGATCGCCCGTGAGGCGGTGTCCAGGGTTCCCGGAGTGAAACTGATCGAGAACAAAACCGAGGTGACCTTCGACGGCATCCGCAGCGACGATCAGATCGCGGAGCAACTCCGCCAGTTGATTGCGAATGACCCGCTCTGCGACGGTCTCAGCCTTTCGGTTTCCGTGAAAGAAGGGGCCGTCAGACTGAAAGGTGAACTGGGCAGCCGGGGCGAATACGACCGCTTGGTGCGCCGTTCGTCCGTCACCGGTGTGTTCGAAGTGAACTCGGACCGCCTCACGATCAATTCCGACCTCAAGATGGAGGCGGTGGAGGACAAGGACTTCACTCCGGACCAGATGATGGCCGCCCTCGGTGACGCCATGAAGGCGGACCGCCGGATCGACCCTGGCATGATCCGCAGTGAACTCGCGGAAGGTGTCGTGACGCTTTCCGGCCAGGTTCCGGCGGACGAAATGAAGGCTGCCGCCGAATCCACCGCACGGGGCGTCCCCGGTGTCATGGCCGTGAGCAACCAGATCCAGGTTGGCGGGGAAACGCAGCGCCCGCTCGTTTCCGTGAACGCCCCGTTGGTCACTCCGCGCCGTTGA
- a CDS encoding response regulator has protein sequence MSPSPEQQTASGPPQRRLLVVDDEPTLRLGFSYALSSRATQVDTASTGRQALEKLNNAAYDLLILDLRMPDIDGLGVIEILRQAGNTVPIVLCSAALTPLAVLRAIQHRVPDFLLKPVRPVDLREVVDYVLAPPDTPVSRTVAAIRRGNVPAALNHAQSDPSHNHGTTVWVKVLEYVLHPPDDDSAGAGEGLIRSSLAALAFRSTIAQA, from the coding sequence ATGTCCCCATCGCCTGAGCAGCAGACAGCCAGCGGCCCGCCGCAACGACGGCTGCTCGTCGTTGACGACGAGCCGACGCTGCGGCTCGGGTTTTCCTATGCGCTTTCCAGCCGCGCCACACAGGTGGACACCGCATCCACCGGGAGGCAGGCACTGGAGAAACTGAACAACGCGGCCTACGACCTGCTCATCCTCGATCTCCGCATGCCTGACATCGACGGTCTGGGGGTCATCGAGATCCTCCGCCAAGCGGGCAATACCGTCCCCATCGTACTGTGCAGCGCGGCCCTCACCCCTCTGGCCGTGCTCCGTGCGATCCAGCACCGCGTGCCGGATTTCCTGCTGAAGCCCGTCCGCCCGGTCGATCTGCGGGAGGTGGTCGATTATGTTCTGGCGCCGCCGGACACGCCCGTCTCCCGCACCGTCGCCGCCATCCGCAGGGGGAATGTCCCGGCCGCCCTGAACCACGCCCAGTCCGATCCATCCCACAACCACGGTACAACCGTCTGGGTGAAGGTCCTGGAATACGTCCTCCATCCTCCGGACGACGATTCAGCGGGTGCCGGGGAGGGCCTCATCCGTTCCTCGCTCGCCGCGCTCGCCTTCCGCTCCACCATCGCTCAGGCATGA